In Sporichthya polymorpha DSM 43042, a genomic segment contains:
- a CDS encoding PAS domain S-box protein, producing MEKLGISEQLIEQLPDAVFVVDSSGKILFVNGQGETLFGWTREELIGRPIETLVPPTARAAHPMHRAQYFGAPQVRPMGAGLDLFGCRKDGSQFPAEISLSSIETEEGRLVTAVVRDATDRLKTQAKFSGLLEAAPDAMLGVDDSGLIQLVNTQAEVMFGWSRNELLGRPIETLVPDQARTAHRKHRTGYFAEPVVRSMGAGIDLSARRKDGSEFPVEISLSSIETEDGLLVTAAVRDVTERKAFEGVVARARDTAERAARSRQEFLANMSHEIRTPMNAIIGMTSLLLDTPMDRQQRDFVETMRTSGEHLLTIINDILDYAKIDAGKLVLEEVAFEIRDWLGETVDLVTLQAHEKGLELACDVAPEVPAIVIGDPARTRQVLVNLLANAVKFTHAGEVVVRVEVERVDHRPDGTPETWLRFEVADTGIGVAADRIDSLFEPFTQGDSTTTRIYGGTGLGLAISRRLVESMGGVMEMTSSPGAGTTVTFRFPVIGRDAVESVAPAGLAGQRVLIVDDNATHRQILEAWAQQHEMDTVTAGGGEEALDLVDLDQGRNRRFDLALLDLDMPGMDGHELGRALRQRSPGIRLVLLHSTAPARVVEPGLFDLVLAKPARAEKLTELLLELIRTGRVRDTVTSSPSSVFDLPVPARKLSILVVEDTPVNQKVAQHLLARFGFRADVAASGREALDALAQRAYDLVLMDIQMPEMDGLEATRRIRARWPDRGLHIVAMTANVATEDVRRCYEAGMDAFLPKPIDVASLGRMLSGLLSTPAGEDPVVDPEVVSRLREEIGPEVVRELAEEFLADLDVSLPDLEAVCQAQDRAALAAAAHKLKSPARSLGAEALGQMLHDLEQRAAEEDWATLTRLVGRVVGQRQSLDDQLRAAVALRD from the coding sequence GTGGAGAAGCTGGGCATCAGCGAGCAGCTCATCGAGCAGCTGCCGGACGCGGTCTTCGTGGTCGATTCGTCCGGAAAGATCCTGTTCGTCAACGGGCAGGGCGAGACCCTGTTCGGCTGGACCCGTGAGGAGCTGATCGGGCGACCGATCGAGACGCTCGTCCCGCCGACCGCGCGCGCCGCGCACCCGATGCACCGCGCGCAGTACTTCGGCGCACCCCAGGTGCGGCCGATGGGTGCCGGGCTCGACCTGTTCGGCTGCCGCAAGGACGGTTCCCAGTTCCCGGCCGAGATCTCGCTGTCCTCGATCGAGACCGAGGAGGGCCGGCTCGTCACCGCTGTCGTCCGGGACGCGACCGACCGGCTCAAGACCCAGGCCAAGTTCTCCGGCCTGCTCGAAGCCGCCCCCGACGCGATGCTCGGCGTCGACGACTCCGGGCTGATCCAACTGGTCAACACCCAGGCCGAGGTCATGTTCGGCTGGTCGCGCAACGAACTGCTCGGCCGGCCGATCGAGACGCTGGTGCCCGACCAGGCCCGGACCGCGCACCGCAAGCACCGCACCGGATACTTCGCCGAGCCCGTGGTGCGGTCCATGGGTGCCGGGATCGACCTGTCCGCCCGCCGCAAGGACGGCTCGGAGTTCCCGGTCGAGATCTCGCTGTCCTCGATCGAGACCGAGGACGGTCTGCTCGTCACCGCGGCCGTCCGAGACGTGACCGAGCGCAAGGCGTTCGAGGGCGTCGTCGCCCGCGCCCGCGACACCGCCGAACGAGCTGCCCGATCGCGCCAGGAGTTCCTGGCGAACATGAGCCACGAGATCCGCACCCCGATGAACGCGATCATCGGCATGACCAGCCTGCTGCTGGACACGCCGATGGACCGTCAGCAGCGCGACTTCGTCGAGACGATGCGGACCTCGGGCGAGCACCTGCTCACGATCATCAACGACATCCTCGACTACGCGAAGATCGACGCGGGCAAGCTCGTGCTCGAGGAGGTCGCGTTCGAGATCCGCGACTGGTTGGGGGAGACCGTCGACCTCGTCACCCTCCAGGCGCACGAGAAGGGTCTCGAGCTGGCCTGCGACGTGGCGCCCGAGGTGCCGGCGATCGTCATCGGCGACCCGGCCCGCACCCGCCAGGTGCTGGTGAACCTGCTCGCGAACGCCGTGAAGTTCACGCACGCCGGCGAGGTGGTGGTCCGCGTCGAGGTGGAGCGTGTCGACCACCGCCCCGACGGGACGCCTGAGACCTGGCTGCGGTTCGAGGTCGCCGACACCGGCATCGGTGTGGCCGCCGACCGCATCGACTCACTCTTCGAGCCCTTCACCCAGGGCGACAGCACCACGACCCGCATCTACGGCGGCACCGGTCTCGGCCTTGCGATCAGCCGCCGGCTGGTGGAGTCCATGGGTGGCGTCATGGAGATGACGTCGAGCCCGGGAGCGGGCACCACGGTCACCTTCCGCTTCCCCGTCATCGGGCGCGACGCCGTGGAGAGTGTCGCTCCGGCCGGCCTCGCCGGGCAGCGCGTTCTCATTGTGGACGACAATGCGACGCACCGTCAGATTCTGGAGGCGTGGGCGCAGCAGCACGAGATGGACACCGTCACCGCCGGGGGCGGCGAGGAGGCGCTCGACCTCGTCGACCTCGACCAGGGGCGCAACCGGAGGTTCGACCTCGCCCTGCTCGACCTGGACATGCCCGGCATGGACGGTCACGAGCTGGGCCGCGCGCTGCGGCAGCGGAGCCCCGGGATCCGACTCGTGCTGCTCCATTCGACCGCCCCGGCGCGGGTCGTGGAGCCGGGGTTGTTCGACCTCGTGCTGGCCAAGCCGGCCCGCGCGGAGAAGCTGACCGAGCTCCTGCTCGAGCTGATCCGCACCGGACGGGTCCGCGACACCGTCACCTCGTCCCCGTCCTCGGTCTTCGACCTGCCGGTGCCGGCCCGCAAGCTCTCGATCCTCGTGGTCGAGGACACCCCGGTGAACCAGAAGGTCGCCCAGCACCTGCTGGCCCGGTTCGGTTTCCGCGCCGACGTGGCCGCCAGCGGCCGGGAGGCCCTGGACGCCCTCGCCCAGCGGGCCTACGACCTGGTCCTGATGGACATTCAGATGCCCGAGATGGACGGCCTGGAGGCCACCCGGCGGATCCGTGCCCGGTGGCCCGACCGTGGGCTGCACATCGTGGCGATGACCGCGAACGTCGCGACCGAGGACGTCCGCCGCTGCTACGAGGCCGGCATGGACGCCTTCCTCCCCAAGCCGATTGACGTCGCCTCGCTCGGCCGCATGCTGAGCGGACTGCTCAGCACTCCCGCCGGGGAGGACCCGGTCGTCGACCCCGAGGTCGTGAGTCGGCTGCGTGAGGAGATCGGACCGGAGGTCGTCCGCGAGCTCGCCGAGGAGTTCCTCGCCGACCTCGACGTCTCGCTGCCGGACCTCGAGGCGGTCTGCCAGGCGCAGGACCGGGCCGCGCTGGCGGCGGCCGCCCACAAGCTCAAGTCACCCGCGCGGTCTCTCGGCGCCGAGGCGCTCGGACAAATGCTCCACGACCTCGAGCAGCGCGCCGCCGAGGAGGACTGGGCGACCCTGACCCGCCTCGTCGGCCGCGTCGTCGGGCAGCGGCAGTCCCTCGACGACCAACTCCGCGCGGCGGTCGCACTCAGGGACTGA
- a CDS encoding DUF6104 family protein gives MYFTDRGIEELAARRGEEDVNLAWLADRLSEFVDLHPEFEVPIERLATWLARLDDDED, from the coding sequence ATGTACTTCACCGACCGCGGGATCGAGGAGCTGGCCGCGCGCCGGGGCGAGGAGGACGTCAACCTCGCCTGGCTCGCGGACCGGCTCTCGGAGTTCGTGGACCTTCACCCCGAGTTCGAGGTCCCGATCGAGCGCCTCGCCACGTGGCTCGCGCGACTGGACGACGACGAGGACTGA